From Myxocyprinus asiaticus isolate MX2 ecotype Aquarium Trade chromosome 25, UBuf_Myxa_2, whole genome shotgun sequence, one genomic window encodes:
- the LOC127416068 gene encoding gap junction Cx32.2 protein-like, translated as MGDWGFLSALLDKVQSHSTVIGKIWMTVLFIFRILVLGAGAENVWSDERSNLVCNTNTPGCENVCYDWKFPISHVRFWVMQIIFISTPTLVYLGHVVHVIHQENKLREELKMNPMAKSPKYSNEKGKVIIKGSMLGSYLTQLFIKIILEIAFIVGQYYLFGFIMEHKFHCEQLPCTVVTECFMSRPTEKTIFIIFMLVVACVSLALNVLEIFYLLCKRITGKKQKYREIMYAHDTRYPSPFSVELDPVNGMRHNELNMALQNRWDQSKGGLNTARSQL; from the coding sequence ATGGGAGACTGGGGGTTTCTCTCTGCTTTACTGGACAAGGTGCAGTCCCACTCCACTGTGATCGGCAAAATATGGATGACTGTCCTCTTCATATTCAGAATCCTGGTTTTGGGAGCTGGAGCTGAGAACGTTTGGAGTGATGAACGATCTAACTTAGTATGCAACACAAACACACCTGGTTGCGAGAACGTGTGCTATGACTGGAAGTTCCCCATCTCACATGTTCGCTTCTGGGTGATGCAGATCATCTTCATATCTACTCCAACGTTGGTGTATCTGGGTCACGTGGTGCACGTCATTCACCAAGAGAACAAACTGAGAGAGGAGCTGAAAATGAACCCAATGGCAAAGTCACCGAAATACTCAAATGAAAAGGGCAAAGTCATTATTAAAGGCAGCATGCTGGGTAGCTACTTGACTCAACTGTTTATTAAGATCATATTAGAAATTGCTTTTATTGTTGGACAGTATTATCTGTTTGGATTTATCATGGAGCATAAGTTCCACTGTGAACAATTACCCTGTACGGTTGTGACTGAATGTTTCATGTCTAGACCCACAGAGAAAACCATCTTCATTATTTTCATGCTGGTTGTAGCATGCGTGTCTCTGGCTTTAAATGTTCTAGAAATATTCTATTTGCTTTGTAAGAGGATAACTGGGAAAAAACAGAAATACAGGGAGATAATGTATGCTCATGATACCAGATATCCTTCACCGTTTTCTGTAGAACTTGATCCTGTTAATGGAATGAGACACAATGAGCTAAACATGGCCCTTCAAAACAGGTGGGACCAAAGCAAAGGCGGCCTTAACACGGCCAGATCTCAGCTTTAG
- the LOC127416060 gene encoding gap junction alpha-1 protein-like → MGDWSALGRLLDKVQAYSTAGGKIWLSVLFIFRILVLGTAVESAWGDEQSAFQCNTLQPGCENVCYDKSFPISHVRLWVLQIIFVSTPTLLYLAHVFYLIHKEEKLNRKVEELKVVQNDGGDVEIHLKNIEFKKLKHGLQEHGKVKMKGALLRTYIVSILFKSFFEVGFLLIQWFLYGFSLSAVYTCERLPCPQRVDCFLSRPTEKTVFIIFMLVVSLVSLVLNVIELFYVSFKRIKDRFKDKQYQFATGTLSPTPKELSPTKYAFYNGCSSPTAPLSPMSPPGYKLATGERTNSCRNYNKQANEQNWANYSTEQNRLGQNGSTISNSHAQAFEYPDDTHEHKKLTAGHELQPLALIDARPCSRASSRISSRARPDDLDV, encoded by the coding sequence ATGGGTGACTGGAGTGCTCTGGGAAGGCTCCTTGACAAGGTGCAGGCCTACTCCACAGCCGGTGGGAAGATCTGGCTCTCTGTGCTCTTCATCTTTCGGATTCTAGTTCTGGGAACAGCAGTGGAGTCGGCCTGGGGGGACGAGCAGTCAGCTTTCCAGTGTAACACCCTGCAGCCTGGTTGTGAAAATGTCTGCTACGATAAATCGTTCCCCATCTCGCATGTGCGCTTATGGGTGCTGCAGATCATCTTTGTGTCCACCCCTACGCTACTGTACCTAGCGCATGTATTTTACCTGATCCACAAAGAGGAGAAGCTGAACCGTAAAGTGGAGGAGCTGAAGGTGGTACAGAACGACGGAGGTGATGTGGAGATCCATCTGAAGAACATCGAGTTCAAGAAGCTCAAGCATGGCCTGCAGGAACACGGCAAGGTGAAGATGAAGGGTGCTCTCCTGCGCACCTACATTGTGAGCATCCTTTTCAAGTCGTTCTTTGAGGTGGGCTTCCTGCTAATACAGTGGTTTCTTTACGGCTTCAGTCTGTCAGCCGTGTACACCTGCGAGCGCTTGCCTTGCCCCCAGCGGGTGGACTGTTTCCTCTCTAGGCCCACGGAGAAGACTGTCTTTATTATCTTCATGCTAGTGGTTTCTCTGGTCTCGCTTGTGCTTAACGTTATCGAGCTATTCTATGTGTCATTCAAACGGATCAAAGACCGCTTCAAAGATAAACAATACCAGTTCGCAACCGGCACCTTGAGCCCTACGCCTAAGGAACTGTCCCCCACAAAATATGCATTCTACAACGGTTGCTCCTCACCAACCGCGCCACTTTCGCCGATGTCACCGCCAGGCTACAAGCTAGCGACCGGCGAGCGGACCAACTCTTGTCGCAATTACAACAAGCAGGCCAATGAGCAGAACTGGGCCAACTACAGCACAGAGCAAAATCGTCTAGGCCAGAACGGTAGCACCATCTCCAATTCACACGCTCAGGCCTTTGAGTACCCTGACGATACGCACGAGCACAAGAAACTAACGGCAGGTCACGAGCTGCAGCCATTAGCGTTGATTGACGCACGGCCGTGCAGCCGGGCCAGCAGCCGCATAAGCAGTCGAGCGAGGCCCGATGATTTGGATGTCTAG
- the LOC127416069 gene encoding gap junction Cx32.2 protein-like, with translation MGDWGFLSALLDKVQSHSTVIGKIWMTVLFIFRILVLGAGAENVWGDERSNLVCNTETPGCENVCYDWKFPISHVRFWVMQIIFISTPTLVYLGHVVHIIHQENKLREELKRNPTAKSPKYSNEKGKVVIKGSMLGSYLTQLFIKIILEIAFIVGQYYLYGFIMEHKFHCEQLPCTVVTECFMSRPTEKTIFIIFMLVVACVSLALNVLEIFYLLCKRITGKKQKYREIMYAHDTRYPSPFSVELDPVKGMRHSELNMALQNRWDQSKGGHNTAKSQL, from the coding sequence ATGGGAGACTGGGGGTTTCTCTCTGCTTTACTGGACAAGGTGCAGTCCCACTCCACTGTCATTGGCAAAATATGGATGACCGTCCTCTTCATATTCAGAATCCTGGTTTTGGGAGCTGGAGCTGAGAACGTTTGGGGTGACGAGCGATCTAACTTAGTATGCAACACTGAAACACCTGGTTGTGAGAACGTGTGCTATGACTGGAAGTTCCCCATCTCACATGTTCGCTTCTGGGTGATGCAGATCATTTTCATATCTACTCCAACGTTGGTGTATCTGGGCCACGTGGTGCACATCATTCACCAAGAGAACAAACTGAGAGAAGAGCTGAAAAGGAACCCAACAGCAAAGTCACCGAAATACTCGAATGAAAAGGGCAAAGTCGTAATTAAAGGCAGCATGCTGGGTAGCTACTTGACTCAACTGTTTATTAAGATCATATTAGAAATTGCTTTTATTGTTGGACAGTATTATCTCTATGGATTTATCATGGAGCATAAGTTCCATTGTGAACAATTACCCTGTACGGTTGTGACTGAATGTTTCATGTCTAGACCCACAGAGAAAACCATCTTCATTATTTTTATGCTGGTTGTAGCATGCGTGTCTCTGGCTTTAAATGTTCTAGAAATATTCTATTTGCTTTGTAAGAGGATAACTGGGAAAAAACAGAAATACAGGGAGATAATGTATGCTCATGATACCAGATATCCTTCACCGTTTTCCGTAGAACTTGATCCTGTTAAAGGAATGAGACACAGTGAGCTAAACATGGCCCTTCAAAACAGGTGGGACCAAAGCAAAGGCGGCCATAACACGGCCAAATCTCAGCTTTAG